From a single Cnuibacter physcomitrellae genomic region:
- the rimI gene encoding ribosomal protein S18-alanine N-acetyltransferase — protein MSVELRAATLDDLDDVMALETSTFTTDAWSRESMAAELASAHCRYVVAVDDDGAFAGYGGVLVPAGSKDADIQTIAVAPERRGTGLGRRLMERLLAEAVDRGAREVFLEVRADNPVAQALYLSLGFEQIAVRPRYYQPDGVDALVMRASLRPSRSGVGAGGLTEEDTR, from the coding sequence GCGTCGAGCTGAGAGCGGCGACGCTCGACGACCTCGACGACGTCATGGCCCTCGAGACCTCCACCTTCACGACCGACGCCTGGTCGCGGGAGTCGATGGCCGCGGAGCTCGCGAGCGCGCACTGCCGTTACGTGGTCGCCGTCGACGACGACGGCGCCTTCGCCGGGTACGGGGGAGTCCTCGTGCCGGCCGGGTCGAAGGACGCCGACATCCAGACCATCGCCGTCGCGCCGGAGAGGCGCGGTACCGGCCTCGGACGCCGCCTCATGGAGCGTCTCCTGGCCGAGGCCGTCGACCGCGGGGCCCGCGAGGTCTTCCTCGAGGTCCGGGCCGACAACCCCGTGGCGCAGGCGCTGTACCTGTCGCTCGGGTTCGAGCAGATCGCGGTGCGGCCGCGCTACTACCAGCCGGATGGGGTCGACGCGCTGGTCATGCGTGCGTCGCTTCGCCCCTCCCGCAGCGGTGTCGGCGCCGGCGGGCTCACCGAGGAGGACACCCGATGA